One window of the Amycolatopsis mediterranei genome contains the following:
- the gcvP gene encoding aminomethyl-transferring glycine dehydrogenase, whose amino-acid sequence MTSTQFDARHIGPSEAERAKMLAECGYGSLDALVGAAVPSAIRATRDLRLPPAASEEEATAELRALAARNRPMTQMIGLGYSDTVTPGVIRRNVLENPAWYTAYTPYQPEISQGRLEALLNFQTMVADLTGLATANASLLDESTAVAEAVTLMRRASKSKSNKVVLDAECLPQTIAVVRTRVEALGIEVEVRDLLTGLPDEFFGVVVQYPGASGVLRGRGFYHAISESAKAAGALFTVAADLLALTLITSPGEFGADVAAGSTQRFGVPLGYGGPHAGYMSVRSGLERSLPGRLVGVSVDADGNSAYRLALQTREQHIRREKATSNICTAQVLPAVLAAMYAVYHGPDGLKKIAQRVHGLAAGFAGALRRTGVEVVHESFFDTVVAHVPGQAAEIHAAAREAGINLGHVDADHVRVAFDEVSTPAIAAKVLRAFGVDEDIQDGPALPENTALPNGLARESGFMGHEVFGTHRSETAMLRYLRRLADQDYALDRGMIPLGSCTMKLNATTEMEPISWREFAGIHPFAPAEDAAGYHTLVAQLADWLAEVTGYDKVSLQPNAGSQGELAGLLAIRAYHRANGDEARDVCLIPSSAHGTNAASAVLAGMRVVVVKCTDEGNVDLADLRAKVDAHRDTLAAIMVTYPSTHGVYEHDIDELAKIVHDGGGQVYVDGANLNALLGLAKPGEFGGDVSHLNLHKTFCIPHGGGGPGVGPVAVRAHLAPYLPNHPLLAAAGPETGVGPISGAPYGSASILPISWAYVRMMGAPGLTAATEVAVLAANYVASRLAPHYPVLYTGQDGLVAHECILDLRQITKETGVTVDDVAKRLIDYGFHAPTMSFPVAGTLMVEPTESEDLGEIDRFCDAMIAIRAEIDEVAQGRWSAEESPLRGAPHTAETLVGEWDKPYSRELAVYPAGVSRKNKYWPPVRRIDGARGDRNLVCSCPPLNAYEG is encoded by the coding sequence ATCACTTCTACGCAGTTCGACGCCCGCCACATCGGCCCGTCCGAGGCCGAACGCGCGAAGATGCTGGCCGAGTGCGGCTACGGCAGCCTGGACGCCCTGGTCGGCGCGGCCGTCCCCAGCGCCATCCGCGCCACCCGTGACCTGCGGCTCCCGCCCGCCGCGTCCGAAGAGGAAGCCACCGCGGAGCTGCGCGCCCTCGCCGCGCGCAACCGGCCGATGACGCAGATGATCGGCCTCGGCTACTCCGACACCGTCACGCCCGGCGTGATCCGCCGCAACGTGCTGGAGAACCCGGCCTGGTACACCGCGTACACGCCCTACCAGCCGGAGATCTCCCAGGGCCGGCTCGAAGCCCTCCTCAACTTCCAGACCATGGTCGCCGACCTGACCGGCCTGGCCACCGCGAACGCCTCGCTGCTGGACGAGTCGACCGCCGTCGCCGAAGCCGTCACGCTCATGCGCCGCGCGTCGAAGTCCAAGTCGAACAAGGTCGTCCTCGACGCCGAGTGCCTGCCGCAGACCATCGCCGTCGTGCGCACCCGCGTCGAGGCCCTGGGCATCGAGGTCGAGGTCCGCGACCTGCTCACCGGCCTGCCGGACGAGTTCTTCGGGGTCGTCGTCCAGTACCCGGGCGCGTCCGGCGTGCTGCGCGGCCGCGGCTTCTACCACGCGATTTCCGAGTCGGCGAAGGCCGCGGGCGCGCTGTTCACCGTCGCCGCCGACCTCCTCGCGCTCACCCTGATCACCTCGCCCGGCGAGTTCGGCGCGGACGTCGCCGCCGGGTCGACCCAGCGCTTCGGCGTCCCGCTCGGCTACGGCGGCCCGCACGCCGGGTACATGTCGGTCCGCTCCGGCCTCGAGCGGTCGCTGCCCGGGCGTCTCGTCGGCGTCTCGGTCGACGCCGACGGCAACTCCGCCTACCGGCTCGCGCTGCAGACGCGTGAGCAGCACATCCGTCGCGAGAAGGCGACGTCCAACATCTGCACCGCGCAGGTCCTGCCCGCCGTGCTGGCCGCGATGTACGCGGTCTACCACGGTCCGGACGGCCTGAAGAAGATCGCCCAGCGCGTCCACGGCCTCGCCGCGGGCTTCGCCGGCGCCCTGCGCCGGACCGGCGTCGAGGTCGTGCACGAGTCGTTCTTCGACACCGTCGTGGCGCACGTCCCCGGCCAGGCCGCCGAGATCCACGCGGCGGCTCGCGAGGCCGGGATCAACCTCGGGCACGTCGACGCCGACCACGTCCGGGTCGCCTTCGACGAGGTCAGCACCCCCGCCATCGCCGCGAAGGTCCTGCGCGCGTTCGGGGTCGACGAAGACATCCAAGACGGCCCCGCCCTGCCGGAAAACACTGCGCTGCCCAACGGCCTGGCCCGCGAGAGCGGCTTCATGGGCCACGAGGTCTTCGGCACCCACCGCTCCGAGACGGCGATGCTGCGCTACCTGCGTCGCCTGGCCGACCAGGATTACGCGCTCGACCGCGGCATGATCCCGCTCGGCTCCTGCACGATGAAGCTCAACGCCACCACCGAGATGGAGCCGATCAGCTGGCGCGAGTTCGCGGGCATCCACCCGTTCGCGCCGGCCGAGGACGCTGCCGGGTACCACACGCTGGTGGCGCAGCTGGCCGACTGGCTGGCCGAGGTCACCGGCTACGACAAGGTGTCGCTGCAGCCGAACGCGGGCAGCCAGGGCGAGCTGGCCGGCCTTCTCGCGATCCGCGCCTACCACCGCGCGAACGGCGACGAAGCCCGTGACGTCTGCCTGATCCCGTCGTCGGCGCACGGCACCAACGCCGCGTCCGCGGTGCTCGCCGGGATGCGCGTGGTCGTCGTCAAGTGCACCGACGAGGGCAACGTCGACCTCGCCGACCTGCGGGCCAAGGTGGACGCCCACCGGGACACGCTCGCCGCGATCATGGTGACGTACCCGTCCACGCACGGCGTGTACGAGCACGACATCGACGAGCTGGCCAAGATCGTCCACGACGGCGGCGGCCAGGTGTACGTCGACGGCGCGAACCTCAACGCCCTGCTCGGGCTGGCCAAGCCGGGCGAGTTCGGCGGCGACGTCTCGCACCTGAACCTGCACAAGACGTTCTGCATCCCGCACGGCGGCGGTGGCCCCGGCGTCGGCCCGGTCGCGGTGCGCGCGCACCTCGCGCCCTACCTGCCGAACCACCCGCTGCTGGCGGCCGCCGGCCCGGAAACCGGGGTCGGCCCGATCAGCGGCGCCCCCTACGGCTCGGCGTCGATCCTGCCGATTTCCTGGGCCTACGTCCGGATGATGGGCGCGCCCGGCCTGACCGCGGCCACCGAGGTCGCCGTGCTGGCCGCGAACTACGTCGCTTCGCGCCTGGCGCCGCACTACCCGGTGCTCTACACGGGCCAGGACGGCCTGGTCGCCCACGAGTGCATCCTCGACCTGCGCCAGATCACCAAGGAGACCGGCGTGACGGTCGACGACGTCGCCAAGCGGCTCATCGACTACGGCTTCCACGCGCCGACGATGTCGTTCCCGGTCGCGGGCACGCTGATGGTCGAGCCGACCGAGTCCGAGGACCTGGGCGAGATCGACCGGTTCTGCGACGCGATGATCGCCATCCGCGCCGAGATCGACGAGGTCGCGCAGGGTCGCTGGAGCGCGGAGGAGTCGCCGCTGCGCGGAGCCCCGCACACCGCGGAGACGCTGGTCGGGGAATGGGACAAGCCGTACAGCCGCGAGCTGGCCGTGTACCCGGCGGGTGTTTCGCGCAAGAACAAGTACTGGCCCCCGGTGCGTCGCATCGACGGCGCCCGCGGTGACCGTAACCTCGTGTGCTCCTGCCCGCCCCTCAACGCTTACGAAGGCTGA
- the gcvT gene encoding glycine cleavage system aminomethyltransferase GcvT: MSRETSLHGVHKGLGALFTDFAGWSMPVRYASELAEHKAVREAAGLFDLSHMAEIHVTGKQAADVLDFALVGNLTGVKPGRARYTMICNESGGVLDDLVVYRLADEHYLVVANAGNAQVVADALEERVAGFDAVVDDRSETTALIAVQGPKAVEILSAVTDADLDALKYYASVPASVKGHDVLLARTGYTGEDGFELFVDADEAPALWRLLLEAGEPHGLVPAGLACRDTLRLEAGMPLYGNELTVGQSPFEAGLGRVVKFEKPGDFVGRAALEERSKQDVPRVRVGLKGAGRRAPRHGYAVLAGDTEIGEVTSGALSPTLGYPIAMAYVDRAYAEPGTELSVDIRGRIEPVEVVALPFYSRA, from the coding sequence GTGTCACGCGAAACTTCCTTGCACGGAGTCCACAAGGGACTCGGTGCGCTGTTCACCGACTTCGCCGGCTGGTCGATGCCGGTCCGCTACGCCAGCGAGCTGGCCGAGCACAAGGCCGTCCGCGAGGCGGCCGGGCTGTTCGACCTGTCGCACATGGCCGAAATCCACGTCACCGGCAAGCAGGCGGCGGACGTCCTGGACTTCGCGCTGGTCGGCAACCTGACCGGCGTCAAGCCGGGCCGGGCGCGGTACACGATGATCTGCAACGAGTCCGGGGGTGTGCTGGACGACCTGGTCGTCTACCGCCTGGCCGACGAGCACTACCTGGTCGTCGCGAACGCGGGCAACGCGCAGGTCGTCGCGGACGCCCTGGAAGAGCGGGTCGCGGGCTTCGACGCCGTCGTCGACGACCGGTCCGAGACCACCGCGCTGATCGCCGTCCAGGGCCCGAAGGCCGTCGAGATCCTGAGCGCCGTCACCGACGCGGACCTGGACGCGCTGAAGTACTACGCCAGCGTCCCGGCGTCGGTGAAGGGCCACGACGTCCTGCTCGCCCGCACCGGTTACACCGGCGAGGACGGCTTCGAGCTGTTCGTCGACGCCGACGAGGCACCCGCGTTGTGGCGGCTGCTCCTGGAGGCCGGCGAGCCGCACGGCCTGGTCCCGGCGGGCCTCGCCTGCCGCGACACGCTGCGCCTCGAAGCCGGGATGCCGTTGTACGGCAACGAACTCACCGTCGGGCAGAGCCCGTTCGAAGCCGGGCTCGGCCGCGTGGTCAAGTTCGAGAAGCCGGGCGACTTCGTCGGCCGCGCGGCCCTGGAAGAGCGGTCCAAGCAGGACGTTCCGCGCGTGCGGGTGGGGCTCAAGGGCGCCGGTCGTCGTGCGCCGCGGCACGGCTACGCGGTGCTGGCCGGCGACACCGAAATCGGCGAGGTCACCAGCGGCGCCCTGTCGCCGACGCTGGGTTACCCGATCGCCATGGCGTACGTCGATCGGGCGTACGCCGAGCCCGGCACCGAGCTCTCCGTCGACATCCGGGGCAGGATCGAGCCCGTCGAGGTCGTCGCCCTGCCCTTCTACTCCCGCGCGTAA
- the gcvH gene encoding glycine cleavage system protein GcvH, with product MSIPENLQYTKEHEWLKVEDGVATVGITAFAAESLGDIVFVQLPDAGSAITAGEVFGEVESTKSVSELYAPVSGEVVEVNGTTSDTPEVINSDPYTEGWLLKVRLTGDVPDLLDAAAYAQLTQEN from the coding sequence GTGAGCATCCCCGAGAACCTGCAGTACACCAAGGAACACGAGTGGCTGAAGGTCGAGGACGGCGTGGCCACCGTCGGGATCACCGCCTTCGCCGCCGAATCGCTCGGTGACATCGTGTTCGTCCAGCTGCCCGACGCGGGCTCGGCCATCACCGCCGGCGAGGTGTTCGGCGAGGTCGAGTCGACCAAGTCGGTCAGCGAGCTGTACGCGCCGGTCTCCGGCGAGGTCGTCGAGGTGAACGGCACCACATCGGACACCCCCGAGGTCATCAACTCCGACCCCTACACCGAAGGATGGCTGCTGAAGGTGCGTCTGACCGGGGACGTGCCGGACCTGCTCGACGCCGCCGCGTACGCCCAGCTCACCCAGGAGAACTGA
- the glyA gene encoding serine hydroxymethyltransferase — protein sequence MTTFDQHLSEVDPEVAAAVADELNRQQSTLEMIASENFAPVGVLEAQGSVLTNKYAEGYPGRRYYGGCEHVDVVEQLAIDRAKALFGAEHANVQPHSGAQANAAAMFAVLKPGDTILGLDLAHGGHLTHGMKINFSGKLYNVVAYHVDKETGIVDLAEIERLAVEHRPKLIIAGWSAYPRQLDFAEFRRIADLVDARLMVDMAHFAGLVAAGLHPSPVPHADIVTTTTHKTLGGPRGGLILCREELAKKINSAVFPGQQGGPLEHVIAAKAVALKIAASDEFRERQERTLEGSRILAARLSQDDCASAGVRVLTGGTDVHLVLVDLVQSALDGQQAEDRLHEVGITVNRNAVPFDPRPPMITSGLRIGTPALATRGFRADDFAEVADVIAEALKPDFDDAVRSKLRDRVETLAKKHPLYADLSR from the coding sequence ATGACGACGTTCGACCAGCACCTGTCCGAAGTCGACCCCGAGGTCGCCGCGGCCGTCGCCGACGAACTGAACCGCCAGCAGTCCACCCTGGAGATGATCGCCTCCGAGAACTTCGCCCCGGTGGGCGTGCTCGAAGCGCAGGGCTCGGTACTGACCAACAAGTACGCCGAGGGCTACCCGGGCCGCCGCTACTACGGCGGCTGCGAGCACGTCGACGTCGTCGAGCAGCTCGCCATCGACCGGGCGAAGGCTCTGTTCGGCGCCGAGCACGCCAACGTCCAGCCGCACTCCGGCGCGCAGGCCAACGCGGCCGCGATGTTCGCCGTGCTCAAGCCGGGCGACACGATCCTCGGCCTCGACCTGGCCCACGGCGGGCACCTGACGCACGGGATGAAGATCAATTTCTCGGGCAAGCTGTACAACGTCGTCGCCTACCACGTCGACAAAGAGACCGGGATCGTCGACCTCGCCGAGATCGAGCGCCTGGCCGTCGAGCACCGGCCGAAGCTGATCATCGCCGGCTGGTCGGCCTACCCGCGTCAGCTCGACTTCGCCGAGTTCCGCCGCATCGCCGACCTCGTGGACGCGCGGCTGATGGTGGACATGGCGCACTTCGCCGGGCTGGTCGCGGCCGGGCTGCACCCGTCGCCGGTGCCGCACGCCGACATCGTCACCACGACCACGCACAAGACCCTCGGCGGCCCGCGCGGCGGGCTCATCCTCTGCCGCGAGGAGCTGGCGAAGAAGATCAACTCGGCGGTGTTCCCCGGCCAGCAGGGCGGCCCGCTCGAGCACGTCATCGCGGCCAAGGCCGTCGCGCTGAAGATCGCCGCGAGCGACGAGTTCCGCGAGCGTCAGGAGCGCACCCTGGAGGGTTCGCGGATCCTGGCCGCGCGGCTGTCGCAGGACGACTGCGCTTCGGCTGGTGTCCGCGTGCTGACCGGCGGCACCGACGTCCACCTGGTGCTGGTCGACCTGGTGCAGTCCGCGCTGGACGGCCAGCAGGCCGAGGACCGGCTGCACGAAGTCGGCATCACGGTCAACCGCAACGCCGTCCCGTTCGACCCGCGCCCGCCGATGATCACCTCGGGGCTGCGGATCGGCACGCCGGCGCTGGCCACCCGCGGCTTCCGGGCCGACGACTTCGCCGAGGTCGCCGACGTCATCGCGGAAGCGCTCAAACCGGACTTCGACGACGCCGTGCGTTCGAAGCTCCGCGACCGCGTCGAAACGCTGGCGAAGAAGCACCCGCTGTACGCGGACCTTTCCCGATGA
- the lipA gene encoding lipoyl synthase: MSASPEGRKLLRLEVRNSETPIEKKPSWIKTRVRMGPEFTELKGLVRREGLHTVCEEAGCPNIYECWEDREATFLIGGDQCTRRCDFCQIDTGKPAELDRTEPRKVAESVQAMGLRYSTVTGVARDDLPDGGAWLYAETVRQIHALNPGTGVELLIPDFNAEPAQLAEVFGSRPEVLAHNVETVPRIFKRIRPGFRYARSLEVITAAREAGLVTKSNLILGMGETPDEVAPAMRDLVDAGCEILTITQYLRPSARHHPVDRWVKPEEFVEHSKAAEAMGFAGVMAGPLVRSSYRAGRLYAQTKGYRGEELPENLQHLADQGPAAQEASSLLAR; encoded by the coding sequence ATGAGCGCGTCGCCCGAGGGCCGGAAGCTGTTGCGTCTCGAGGTTCGCAACAGTGAGACGCCGATCGAGAAGAAGCCGTCGTGGATCAAGACGCGGGTGCGGATGGGGCCGGAGTTCACCGAGCTCAAGGGTCTCGTGCGTCGCGAGGGTCTGCACACGGTGTGTGAAGAGGCCGGTTGTCCCAACATTTACGAGTGCTGGGAAGACCGGGAGGCCACGTTCCTCATTGGCGGCGACCAGTGCACCCGTCGTTGTGATTTCTGCCAGATCGACACCGGTAAGCCCGCTGAGCTGGATCGGACTGAGCCGCGGAAGGTCGCGGAGTCGGTGCAGGCGATGGGCTTGCGGTACTCGACGGTCACCGGTGTCGCGCGGGACGATCTGCCTGATGGTGGTGCGTGGCTGTATGCGGAGACCGTGCGCCAGATTCACGCTCTGAACCCGGGTACGGGTGTCGAGTTGCTGATTCCGGACTTCAACGCTGAGCCTGCCCAGTTGGCTGAGGTGTTCGGGTCGCGGCCGGAGGTCCTTGCCCACAACGTGGAGACGGTGCCGCGGATTTTCAAGCGGATCCGTCCTGGTTTCCGTTATGCGCGGTCGTTGGAGGTCATCACGGCGGCGCGTGAGGCCGGTTTGGTGACGAAGTCCAACCTGATCCTGGGGATGGGGGAGACGCCCGATGAGGTGGCTCCGGCGATGCGGGATCTGGTGGATGCGGGGTGTGAGATCTTGACGATCACGCAGTACCTGCGTCCTTCTGCCCGGCACCACCCGGTGGACCGGTGGGTGAAGCCGGAGGAGTTCGTCGAGCACTCGAAGGCTGCCGAAGCGATGGGCTTCGCCGGGGTGATGGCCGGGCCGCTGGTGCGTTCGTCGTACCGCGCGGGACGGCTCTACGCGCAGACCAAGGGTTACCGTGGGGAGGAGCTGCCGGAGAACCTGCAGCACCTCGCCGACCAGGGCCCGGCCGCGCAAGAAGCCAGCTCCTTGCTGGCGCGATAG
- a CDS encoding L-serine ammonia-lyase, with the protein MAISVFDLFSIGIGPSSSHTVGPMRAALTFVDGLGAELSSVSRVQAELFGSLGATGFGHGSDKAVLLGLSGERPEEIDTDTVPVRVAEIRESGRLRLAGTHEIAFDEDTDLTMHRRKSLPAHPNGMVFRAFDASGSLLRERTYYSVGGGFVRDESYETDAVFVEDSTPVPYPFRTGADLLGHCASTGLPISEIMLANELSWRSASEVRSGLLDIWAVMAECVRNGCTHEGVLPGGLKVPRRAKALHEKLLAEDGLDDPLYAMDWVSLYALAVNEENAAGGRVVTAPTNGAAGIIPAVLHYYQRFIRHSSDDGIVKFMLTAGAIGSILKQTGSISGAEVGCQGEVGSASAMAAAGLTEVLGGSPAQVENAAEIGVEHHLGLTCDPVGGLVQIPCIERNAVGASKAIHAARMAMRGDGSHVVTLDKAIKTMRETGADMSVKYKETARGGLAVNVIEC; encoded by the coding sequence ATGGCGATCAGCGTCTTCGACCTGTTTTCCATCGGCATCGGCCCGTCGAGCTCGCACACCGTCGGGCCGATGCGGGCCGCACTGACCTTTGTGGACGGACTCGGCGCGGAACTCTCCTCGGTGTCCCGCGTCCAGGCCGAGCTGTTCGGCTCGCTCGGCGCGACCGGGTTCGGCCACGGCAGCGACAAGGCCGTGCTGCTCGGGCTTTCGGGTGAACGTCCCGAAGAGATCGACACCGATACCGTGCCGGTGCGCGTCGCGGAGATCCGCGAGTCCGGCAGGCTGCGGTTGGCCGGCACGCACGAGATCGCGTTCGACGAGGACACCGACCTCACGATGCACCGGCGCAAGTCGTTGCCCGCGCACCCGAACGGCATGGTCTTCCGCGCGTTCGACGCGTCGGGCTCGCTGCTACGCGAGCGGACGTACTACTCGGTCGGCGGGGGCTTCGTCCGCGACGAGTCCTACGAGACGGACGCGGTGTTCGTCGAGGACTCGACCCCGGTGCCGTACCCGTTCCGCACCGGCGCGGACCTCCTCGGCCACTGCGCGTCGACCGGCCTGCCGATCAGCGAGATCATGCTGGCGAACGAACTGTCCTGGCGCAGCGCTTCGGAAGTGCGCTCCGGCCTGCTCGACATCTGGGCGGTCATGGCGGAGTGCGTCCGCAACGGCTGCACGCACGAAGGCGTCCTGCCCGGCGGCCTCAAGGTGCCGCGGCGCGCGAAGGCGCTGCACGAGAAGCTGCTGGCCGAGGACGGCTTGGACGACCCGCTGTACGCGATGGACTGGGTCAGCCTGTACGCCCTCGCGGTCAACGAAGAGAACGCCGCGGGCGGCCGCGTGGTCACCGCGCCGACCAACGGCGCCGCCGGGATCATCCCGGCCGTGCTGCACTACTACCAGCGCTTCATCCGGCATTCGTCGGACGACGGCATCGTCAAGTTCATGCTCACCGCGGGCGCAATCGGCTCGATCCTCAAGCAGACCGGCTCGATCTCCGGCGCCGAGGTCGGCTGCCAGGGTGAAGTGGGTTCGGCCTCGGCCATGGCGGCGGCGGGCCTGACGGAGGTCCTCGGCGGTTCGCCGGCCCAGGTGGAGAACGCGGCCGAGATCGGCGTGGAGCACCACCTGGGATTGACGTGCGACCCGGTGGGCGGCCTGGTCCAGATTCCGTGCATCGAGCGCAACGCGGTGGGAGCGTCGAAGGCGATCCACGCGGCTCGCATGGCCATGCGCGGCGACGGAAGCCACGTGGTGACCCTGGACAAGGCGATCAAGACGATGCGCGAGACGGGCGCGGACATGAGCGTGAAGTACAAGGAAACCGCCCGCGGCGGCCTGGCGGTGAACGTCATCGAGTGCTGA
- a CDS encoding DUF433 domain-containing protein, giving the protein MDGDVRFARPLMSMADAARHLGIPQQTFHRWARGYPRGGPLLHISEPESIRQASVPFIALAEAWVLEGLRQAGVRPQRIRPALAQLQREFGREYVLVSPALVTDGISVLWDFAKTEAGAGLIEGRSGQTVIREIVQDYLTYVGFGSDDYPNHLKLKTFEPSKVAIDPYRSSGQPIFVGSGARVSNVAAMLKAGEEPAVVAEEHGIGIEAVRAAARVLLGRAA; this is encoded by the coding sequence ATGGACGGTGACGTCAGGTTCGCCCGGCCGCTGATGAGCATGGCCGATGCCGCTCGACACCTGGGCATCCCGCAGCAGACTTTCCATCGCTGGGCGCGCGGATATCCCCGAGGCGGTCCACTCCTCCACATCTCCGAGCCGGAGAGCATCCGGCAGGCCAGCGTCCCTTTCATCGCTCTTGCCGAAGCGTGGGTCCTGGAAGGGCTCCGGCAGGCAGGCGTCCGTCCTCAACGAATCCGTCCCGCGCTGGCGCAACTGCAGCGGGAATTCGGTCGCGAGTACGTCCTCGTGTCGCCGGCCCTGGTGACCGACGGGATTTCGGTGCTGTGGGACTTCGCCAAGACCGAAGCCGGAGCCGGCCTCATCGAAGGACGTTCGGGTCAGACCGTGATCCGTGAGATCGTGCAGGACTACCTGACCTACGTGGGCTTCGGTTCCGACGACTACCCGAATCATCTGAAGCTCAAGACCTTCGAACCGTCGAAGGTCGCCATCGACCCCTACCGCTCGTCAGGGCAGCCGATCTTCGTGGGCTCCGGTGCACGCGTCTCCAACGTGGCAGCCATGCTGAAGGCGGGTGAAGAACCTGCCGTCGTCGCCGAAGAACACGGAATCGGCATCGAAGCCGTCCGCGCCGCCGCCCGCGTCCTCCTGGGCCGCGCCGCCTGA
- a CDS encoding FadR/GntR family transcriptional regulator, producing MESTSVVNAGEALFRPVRTGNAFEETVERLLQAIRLGVVGAGERLPSERELAERLGVSRVTLREAIRALSDAGYVESRRGRYGGTFVHDTLPAPPEPGGKVDTASLEDALSLRYVLETGAAEMAAARSLSPADRQHLTGTLAEAAGADLDDYRRKDSRLHLAIAEVTASGSLTTAMADARTRVNQLLDRIPLLPPNLEHSNAQHEAIVDAILAGDAPAARRAMAEHIEGTASLLRAFLS from the coding sequence ATGGAGTCGACCTCGGTGGTGAATGCCGGCGAAGCGCTGTTCCGGCCGGTCCGCACCGGCAACGCTTTCGAGGAGACCGTCGAGCGGCTGCTGCAGGCGATCCGGCTGGGCGTCGTCGGCGCGGGGGAGCGGCTCCCGTCCGAACGCGAACTCGCCGAACGGCTCGGCGTCAGCCGCGTCACGCTGCGCGAGGCCATCCGGGCGCTCTCCGACGCCGGTTACGTCGAGTCACGGCGGGGGCGCTACGGCGGCACCTTCGTGCACGACACCCTGCCCGCCCCGCCGGAGCCCGGCGGCAAGGTCGACACCGCTTCGCTGGAAGACGCGCTGAGCCTCCGCTACGTCCTCGAGACCGGCGCCGCCGAGATGGCCGCCGCGCGGTCGCTGAGCCCGGCCGACCGGCAGCACCTCACCGGCACCCTCGCCGAGGCCGCCGGCGCGGACCTCGACGACTACCGGCGCAAGGACTCGCGGCTGCACCTGGCCATCGCCGAGGTGACCGCGTCCGGCTCGCTGACCACGGCGATGGCCGACGCCCGCACCCGCGTCAACCAGCTGCTCGACCGGATCCCCCTGCTGCCGCCCAACCTCGAGCACTCGAACGCCCAGCACGAGGCGATCGTGGACGCGATCCTGGCCGGCGACGCGCCCGCCGCGCGCCGGGCGATGGCGGAGCACATCGAAGGCACGGCTTCGCTGCTGCGCGCGTTCCTGTCCTGA
- a CDS encoding penicillin-binding transpeptidase domain-containing protein — protein MAIGRYPLRPLDVAGAYGTFAAGGRRATPHLVAKVRDESGTVVWESPDTTRAAFGGDDRSRRVAAEVTSTLGTVLPGGRPAALRTGEAEHGNSPDNQDAWAVGYTPQLVTAVWVGSDDERRLKDASGRKLTGDVVPADIWRAFMTNAHQGLPVRPAPGGSRPGR, from the coding sequence ATCGCCATCGGCCGGTACCCGCTGCGGCCGCTGGACGTCGCCGGCGCTTACGGGACCTTCGCCGCCGGAGGCCGGCGCGCCACCCCGCACCTGGTCGCGAAGGTGCGCGACGAAAGCGGCACGGTCGTCTGGGAAAGCCCGGACACCACGCGCGCGGCGTTCGGCGGCGACGACCGGAGCCGCCGCGTCGCCGCGGAGGTCACCAGCACGCTGGGCACGGTCCTGCCCGGCGGCCGCCCGGCCGCGCTGCGCACCGGCGAAGCCGAGCACGGCAACAGCCCCGACAACCAGGACGCCTGGGCCGTCGGCTACACCCCGCAGCTGGTGACGGCGGTCTGGGTCGGCTCCGACGACGAGCGGCGGCTCAAGGACGCGAGCGGCCGGAAGCTGACCGGCGACGTCGTCCCGGCCGACATCTGGCGCGCGTTCATGACGAACGCGCACCAGGGCCTGCCGGTCCGCCCCGCCCCGGGCGGCTCGCGGCCGGGGCGGTGA